The following is a genomic window from Acomys russatus chromosome 23, mAcoRus1.1, whole genome shotgun sequence.
taggtaaggaggtaggagttgaaaagaaagaaagtgggatgtagaaatatagagggaggatagagcaaaaggtagattattgactctactcctcatctcaaggccctaattgttactcacaaataaagttaatttttaattcaatgtcATTGAATTTTGTGTATTACTGCAAATCATTCTCATGTCAAAAAGTAGTCTAATTTTTTCACAATAAtgtatattctaggtctaatagatagatatgattctatagatatataaggtaaaatagttaaataaggtcctcaaaaacctcagagacctacaaaatatggcaattaaagttgatttttttataattgtaaagattctctgacaataagacaagttaactcctgtcaacacccagcctgcctgaaagaaaaagatgagcatcaaagaacctccttatggagttgacttgaaatgtggcaaaccagccattgggcaaaatattctcttttctgtcagacagaattctgcctaaaaatgggtaagcttagatgtaggcagagtcgatggccaaactctgacaagacagggtaagcaagtcctcaatagttcctgcctcacaaatatacttgtcagatatattgggccagaaggttgaagatgatactccaacattatagagagtattgGATGACTGTTAAGgcagaagctgctaacctgtactccaaGTTCACTCAGGTagttaagttttatcccttctcaagtctctaatgggttttaagaccagatagtttagactttcaattaagcttagtaaaTTAGGGTTTGGGAGATTTTTAGATCAACATAGATGTTAAAAGTTAACAGAGACGAACTAGGATAGATAttaatcttcattcagaaattaagatccaacaagataggaaagatgtttacttcaagtttgccaaatacaaacagccaagtCACTACGagtgtaacatttacataattcctgattgtcccatggtccttcctgctgtatgtagtttattttgctcatgtgtaataatataaatgtatatattaaaaagatacataataaaatataaaaaagaagcttaagtttaaaaaattaaaataaatatgtacctGGAAAATACCAAATTGTCAGAGTCTTACTGTAACAGAGTGTGTCTGTGTAACAGGTATATAagtgcgtgtgtgtacgtgtgtgtctgtacatattAACATATGAATAATACATGAAGTTTTATTTGAGAATAGAAATGCGTAAAGGAATAGGGATGGGGTGACAAGTTTAGCCAgtatgtagaaaaatacagaagaaaataccaGTTCTTTCAGAAATTTAacacattaaaacacacaaataacataGAACCAAAAGGAGGATGTTTGAAGTGAAGAATGAACCACTAGTAGGATTAATAGCAGATATAGGTGACAGATATAAATGACAACTAAGTACCTGACACATGTGAGTGACTGTTCCATAATAAATCATACTAAattgtataaattttaaaaagggaataatTGTTATACACTCAAGCTGGATACTATGCTCCACATAAAGTACTTGAAATTTCACTTGCCAACTTAAaagatgaatttcttttctgtcttcctagaAAACACCGGTTTTAGCACACCAGGAGAGCTCATCACAGAACCACCGGTCATGTATTAGTTAAATGATGTTTCTTAACTATAaaacaagacacagagaaaaataaaaacctcgtGTTCTCATCTCAAATGCTAAATATGATATATTGGCACACAAACCCTAGAATTTTCTGCATTCGTCCTGCTTTTCTTGTAATCCATATGCGCTACAAGAAGCTCATGAGCATGAAATCATCAGTAGATGAGTAGAACAACTACATAAGAGTTTGCAGATTAAACACAGTGTTGCTTCCCAGATGCTATTTGCTTCTAAGATACTCAGGACAATAGTCTTAACAGCCACGACTGGaatgtaaaatgagaaaaagcaagTTAGTGAATAAAGATAATGTGCAAGAAGTGGGTCAGCACATGGTATTAGATGTGAAAAGGGAAGATGTGGGAGGGACATAGCAATTCTGAATTCAGTTATTCAGCTTACATTCTCATGAACAATAATTGGTTGGGAGGAGTGAATAGTATTTACAGTATTTGACAGAAGGTACACAGATCTGATGTTTTCTCTAGATCTTGCTGGACCTTTATATATCATCCCTTAATTTGTAAACAAACTCTGGTGATGAACTAGATAATTTTGGTTGTAGAAATATTGAGTAGATTTCTGTATTTGACCAATTTATTGATGTTCAATACAATGGAAGCAAAGGCTTTGTATGGATAATCTGTATCAGTGCAAAGGGCAACAGAGTCCCCAATATGCTTGCATTTTGAGTCTCAATTGCTGTAAATTGGTACACCCTCTCTTTGATTTTCACTTTACAATACAATTACCAATGAGTCCCCAAAGATCAGAGTGTTGTGAATCCTTCCATAACCATTTCTGCATTTCTGTTGATCATCTGATGCAATACACTGAGATCATTTATAATAGTATTCACATAATCATTTTGTTAGGACATTCCAAGGAACAAATTTTAACAAAAGACTTTTCTCCCAGGGgctttaaattctaaaatatgaCTGATTTCATGGGAGCTGAGACTGAACGGTTCACATGTCTATTTACCTACCCATGCTTTTCCTACGAACTGTGGACATCAGATACATAACCCCAGGGAAGAGGGTCTTGAAAATTCCTCCAGGAATCAGGATCAatgtgaaaaacaaggaaaaaagaccATGCAGATAGAGTCCCTTTGTCCATAGTAATAAAAGCAGGTCAAAAACATAGGTGCTCATTTGATGTGCAGATGGCAGTTCAGATTCCACATTGCCCAGCTTTAAGGCAGGACAAATAtgtgtgctttgatttttctttttatgttactGAACGTCCCCCTTCTCCTGGCCACTTTTATTCATCCTAGGTGCTATTGGAGGATGGAGTTAAATGAAGATACAGAAAGAGACTCGGTGAAGAATTGTGTCTACATTTTTCAACTAAGTGGTGTTCCAATAGACAAAGAGCATTGGAACAAGTATCTGAATATATTgtaagtgctttttaaatttttcatgtaaATAATCTGAGACATACTTCATGAGGTATCTGATAAGGATTATAGCAATACTTTGAGTCTTCTGTCCTGTATTCACAGCCTTCATACCAAGGGAGAACTCTCACTTCTTTACAGACATATtgctttttttctacttttcatgagtgttctgattttatttctgttagGCACGTCCTTTAAAGCAGTACTCTGATTGAAAAAACAACTCTCACAATAACCCATAAAAGACAATCCTCCTAATCATAGTTTCCATTGTACCATTACCAGTGATGTATGACTGAAATCAATTCCATATATTTCAACAAGTTTTTCCTAAGTAACCTACAGTAAATGGCTATACAGTCTGCTGTATCTCTAGTGCATGTACTGATTGAAGTGTTTCTGTTAGTAGTGTTTATGGTACACATAGATCTTGAGAGCTTCCACATAGATACATGTGGTTACACTATGGTTACTGAAGATGTATTGAGAATGGAAGTAAGAGGTCAGGTAACAGTGAACTGTGTTCCTGTTGCTCCCATATTTAACTTGTATAGTTGTACAAACACTAGCTTTTATATATAACCAAGGCTAGTTCCATACACTTTACATAGAGTAAAGAAATTATACTTGGACTGTAAAAACATATATTTGGATTCTTTGAAAAGTGTGGCTATCACTCATTGTGGTGACTGTGTATATCCCTTTTTGCTTGCCTGAGTGACAGTTGTGTCATATGATAGTTCACAACATTTGAGAACAGACAGAGAAATTACCTACAGGTTCAATTTTGCCATTATGTAATAGCCATGCATCTTCCCTTTTATGTCtgaattgtttattttctgagacttACATCATGtttatctctttcatttctcttgcaGTAATTTTACTATGCATAGCTGAATGTTTTAGAGATATGGGATTCATACAAAGTTATTGGAtttcccagagttgttttgaaacACAGAACATTGGACAACTAGGCAATTAATAGAACATCAGTAATTGATGTTTCCCAACTTTTTTGTAGGATATAGTGATTGAAAGCACAAGCTCTGAATCTACATTCCTTTTGCTGTTACTGAAATTCTCAATGATAAATATTCTGTGTAGAGGTAAAGAATATTCTAATAGAGCCTCTTTTATAGATAAAAACACCACAGAGGTGGAATTTCTAAGTGGAACCTGATTGTATTTAACTCTGAGTGAATCATTCAAAAGGATATATTATGTTTGATGTATATTGGTCAGATAGGACTTGACAATGAAGAGAAAGGAGTTATTTTTTCCACTAGACATAGACAAGATATGCTATTATTTTATGCCAACTGAAGTGTTgcctgtttttattaaaaaaataaaaatttcacactTTTTTATATTGTACTTTATAAACATCAATTATTGGCATTTACAAAGCTCACTGCAATTTCTCAATGTTCCTTGCTCTCAGGAGGGAGGTAGAGTTAAGTTAGTGTTACCAGAATGGTGGTtaaaaagttttttgagacagtttttcagtgatgtcttggctgttctggatgcATTTAATAGAAAATGCTGTTTTCAAACTAACAACAATGtgactgcatctgcctccctgaatgctggctTTACAAGGCCTGTACTATATCACACCTAGCTAAAGATGTTTTCTTGGAAAAAATTATGTAACCAAGATATACTCAGTGTGAGTAAATCACATATGTGTGTAACCAAAAAATAGTTGAATGACAATGGAGTAGTGGtttgtgctcttaatctctgaccTCAGTACCTGAAgcaagtgtatgcatgtgcatttgaTCAGAATAGTCAAGAgcaaagtataatttttaaaaactgtggatTGAATTATCCTATTATGGCCTAAAAATTTCATTGCTCCTGTCCACAcaaacatgtgtatacatacttattttatcaattattatttagttatatggattaatataacaataaaatttacaaaatgattttatttctccagtagtcaaactggaaaaaaaaccacaggagaTGGTGATGGAGTTGAGgttatttgttaaatatattggcaccaattaaaaataaatttgagtaCAGGAACCCAATGTAGCCTCTGAGAAGGGCTACTGTGCACTCATAATTCCTCCTTTCAATGCCTTGGCTAATTCTATTAATTTCATGATAAAACTCAAAACACCTCAcaatcacatatatttttatatttctcaatAATTTCAAATTAAAGATTTCTTCAGAATTTCTCTTTGGTCAAAGCCGATGCTCATGTCCTTACCTTGTGagacagcaaacaaaaacaagagatggAACCAGTATCTGTGGAAGATGTCAATTTCACATATTATATATGAGAGACACACTCTCAGGAGTGTTTAAATCTTTTCTAATTCTCAATTTCTTATATCACTGCAATCTCACAACACGGGGCATCTGTTTCAATCTTTGGAGGTGGCAAGCAATACTGTGCAATAAAGGATATTTTTGTATTCATTACAAATGGATAGTTGTATATCCGTATACATAATAAGCATTGTATCCTTTTACAGCACAACAACAAGAATCCAGCGATTTGCTTTTGCAATGGTTTTTTCCATGGATGAAGTCAACAGGAACCCTGGTCTTTTACCAAATATCTCTCTGTTTGATGACAGTTATTCGGTTGTATGACACTGTCACAATTAAACAGTCACATTCGTATGAACATAAACAATGATAGGTTTTACCATAATATGACTGTAAAAGACAGTCAGTGTGTACAGTAGTACTTACAGGACCAAGCTGGGAAACAACTGCAATATTGCAGATATACATGGACCTCTATGTAAGTTATTAGGTGAGAGTTTTTGAAGtagaaatttcagaaaaaaaaaaaaaacaaacaaactcttttGGTACCATTCAGAGATTCTAGGAAGAGTTTAAAAAGGACAATGGGCCTTATCTCAGCTGGTCTGCCCGAGACCCCCTGAGCGCGAACCCTAGTCCCCCGCGCGGCCCCATTTCCACTCCGACAAGATGAAAGAAACGATCATGAACCAGGAAAAACTCGCCAAGCTGCAGGCACAAGTGCGCATTGGTGGGAAAGGAACTGCTCGCAGAAAGAAGAAGGTGGTTcacagaacagccacagcagatGATAAAAAACTGCAGTTCTCCTTAAAGAAGTTGGGGGTAAACAATATCTCTGGTATTGAAGAGGTGAACATGTTTACAAACCAAGGGACAGTGATCCATTTTAACAACCCTAAAGTTCAGGCATCTctggcagcaaacaccttcacTATTACGGGCCACGCTGAGACAAAGCAGCTGACAGAAATGCTCCCCAGCATCCTCAACCAGCTTGGTGCAGACAGTCTGACTAGTTTAAGGAGACTGGCTGAAGCTCTGCCCAAACAATCTGTGGATGGAAAAGCACCACTTGCTACTggagaggatgatgatgatgaggttcCAGATCTGGTGGAGAATTTTGATGAGGCTTCTAAGAACGAGGCAAACTGAATTGAGGCAGCTTCTGAAGAAGGTGACACTTGCAGAAGTTATAGGAGCTGCTATTTTATATCatgactgctttttaaaattcttttgtttatgGATCTGATAAAATCTAGATCTCTAATATTTTTAAGCC
Proteins encoded in this region:
- the LOC127206493 gene encoding transcription factor BTF3, giving the protein MKETIMNQEKLAKLQAQVRIGGKGTARRKKKVVHRTATADDKKLQFSLKKLGVNNISGIEEVNMFTNQGTVIHFNNPKVQASLAANTFTITGHAETKQLTEMLPSILNQLGADSLTSLRRLAEALPKQSVDGKAPLATGEDDDDEVPDLVENFDEASKNEAN